CTGGTCTGGAGCTTGGCAAAGGGGTGCGTTATTGAGGTTCAATCCCAGCGTCTTTGGCAATCTTGGTGTACTTGCTGATTTCACTACGAACAAACTTTTCAGTTTCGGCAAGATTCATTGGTTTAATGGTGATGCCTGCTTTGGCATATGCCGATTTCACTTCAGAGTCCCCTAGGGCACGATTGATATCGGCATTGAGCTTTTGCAAGATCGCTGGTGGTGTGGCCGATGGAGCCCAGACGCCAACCCATAAACCAATATCAAAACCCGAGAATCCTTGTTCGGCAATGGTTGGGATCGTAGGAGCCGCCTCGGCACGGCTCGCGCTTGTTACGCCTAAGGCACGAACTTTGCCACCCTGAATCTGTGAAATGGCAGTTTGTAAAGGAGCCATGTAGAAGGCGGTACGACCAGCAATGGTTTCTTGAATCGCCTCAGGAGATCCCTTGAAGGGGACGTGCAGCATCTTAATGCCAGCGGTTTGATTGAAATACTCGGCGGCTAAATGGGTTGAACTACCGACCCCAGCGCTCGCAAATGGAATATCACCTGGTTTCGCTTTGGCGGCATTGATTAAATCTTTGAGAGTTTTGTAAGGACTCTCAGCAGACACAATCAGCGCATAGGGGCTACTGCCCAAAATATTGACATCGGTCAGACTCTTTAGGTCATAGGGCAGTTTTTTATAAATCGCAGGATTGGCGGCATAGGATGCCGATTGAACCAAAAGGGTGTAACCATCGGGTTCAGAGTTCACCACCACACCAGTACCTAGCAAGCCACCAGCACCGGGACGGTTTTCAATAATGACGGGCTGCTTCCAAGTTTCTGCAAGACTCTTGGCAACAATGCGACCAGCAATGTCAGCGCCCGATCCAGGCGTGAGAGGCACAACCATTTTGACGGTTTTATTGGGGTAACTGGCTGCGGCGCTTTGTGCTTGAATTGGCAGACTCAATGTCCCAGTAAATGCAAGCGCTGTGGCAGCAATGAGGTATTTTTTAATACGAATTTGCATGATGTCTCCTTTTTATTATGACTGCTTGAGTACTATGCCACAGAATCTAAGAATCCCCGTAAGGCATTATTAAATTCAGCGGGTTTCTCAATGTTTGATAGGTGCGCAGCTTGATCAATGGTGACTAGCGAGGACTGAGCAATTAATCGATGCAATACGGTAGATTGCTCATAGGTACAAGCCGGATCTTGCATGCCCAATAAAATTAATGTTGGGGCTTTTATTTTTAAGAGCATCGTCGATTGCGCCATATCCCGAACCGCACTGGCGCAGCCCAAATAGCCTTCCACGGGTGTCGCCAGAATCATTTTTCTTACTCGTTCAATCTGATCTGGTTCGCGTTCAATAAAGTCGTTTAAGAACCAACGTTTGATGGTTCCATCCACGAGGCCAGCAATCCCTTGTGATCTCGCAATGGCAAAACGCTCCTCCCACATACTGCGCGGAGGCATCTCGCTGGCGGTATCGCAAAGACTGAGTGATAAAACATTTTCCGGGTAATTAGCACCAATGTATTGGCAAATCATGCCCCCCATGGAGAGGCCTGCAAAATGCGCCTTCTTAATTCCCAGAGCGCGCATCAGGGAAATTAAGTCTTCCGCTAGAAGGGCGATGCTGTAGGGACCTGGGGTTACTTCACTTTGCCCATGACCGCGAGTGTCGTAACGGATCACTCGATAACGGTCAGTGAGCGCAGGCAGGGTGCGATCCCACATTTCGATGCTTGACATCAGACTATTGCTTAAAAAAATCGTTGGACCATTTTCTGGGCCGTCAATTTGATAAGCCATCTTCATTTGGTTAGCGCTAATAAACTGTCTCATCTCGATATCTCCTTGAGATGCTATTTTTACACTAATAAATCCGAACTTCTCCAGTAGGGCGATTTTTAAAGCGTTTATGAACCCAATAGTATTCAGCGGGACGCAGACGAATTGCATTTTCAAAGCATTGATTGAGACGAGCGGTATCAGCTTCTTCATCATCACTTGGAAATGACTCAAGAGCTTTACCGATATGGCAAACATATCCAGAGCAATCAGGATTAAGAGTGGTTTGCATAATGCAAACTTCGGCACCGCTGAGTTTGGCTAAACGTGAAATCGCGGTAATCGTATTGGTTTGAACTCCAAAGAATGGGACAAATACCGAGTCTTTGATGCCAAGATCAATGTCAGGTGCGATGAAAACAAAATTGCCATTTTTAATTTCTCGAACCGTTTCGATGAGATGCCCTTGCCTTGGAATGGATCGTCCACCGAAGCGGCCGCGCCACTCGATGATCTTTTGATCAAAAAATGGATTTTTCATCTTTTGATAGAGCGTCACTCCGCGCGGCCAATCCATTTTCTCGGCTAGGGCACACAAAGCAATACCACCTTCAATGCCTACAAAATGGGGGTTGACCAAAATACGGGGCTTTCGATCCCCTAATTCAATTTCAGAATCAATCTGAATCATTTCATTGATCTGAGCGGGGGTGCCAAGCCAAATCCGACTGCGTTCCAAAATACTGCGCCCAAATAACTGCCAATGTTGCAAAGCCAACACCTCAATTTCTTTAGCAGATAGTTTTGGAAAACAAAGACGTAAGTTAATTAAGACCACGCGCTGACGATCGCTTGGTATATGGGCGACGATCCATCCTAAACCACGACCCAGTTGAATAATCCATGCATATGGAAGAATTAGGACAAAGCGTAACAGTGATACGGAGAGGTGGTTAAGAAAGGTTTGCAAATAAGTCCTCGTGAGGTATCACTATATACCTCAATAAAGACCCTACAAACTATGGCGTAAACTGCGTACATGAAACAAACCATTTTGCGGATCCTCTGGGTTTTGGGTGGGGCAAGTGTGGCGTTGTTTTTGGCCTTGCATGTGGTTCGTCCACAAGATTCCACCTTGTTACTCGCATCATTAGGTGGTTCCACCTTGTTCCTATTTGGTCTAACAACCTTGCCGCCAACTCAGCCTAGAGCTCTATTTGGTGGACATCTACTATCTGCCCTCATTGGAGTGATCTGTTATCAAGTCTTTGGCGATTCAACTTGGGTGTTGGTCGTATCGGTACTTATTACGATCGCGGTGTTATTGCTAACGAAGACAGTGCATCCGCCCGCAGGAGCCAACCCCTTGATCATGATTCATGCGCATGCTGGTTTTATGGATATTTGGACCCATGTTCTGCTGGGCGTCATCGTATTGGCTGCCACCACATTTGTTTGGTCACGACTTGGTATCGGCACTGCAAGGTACCCTGTCAAATGGAATCAAGAGTCTCCGCCCGGACCCCATTGGGGTCCCTGGGGATCAACGTAAGCTTGATTGATCAATGATCCAACGGCCCGCGCTGGAATTGAATACGTATAAAAACCGGTTGTATTTGATATAGATCAAAAAGATAGTTAACCAAAACAATACACTGGACTTATTAAATCAAATAGCGAAAGAGAGCATATGAAAATACTACTACCAATTGATGGCTCAAAGACTTCATTGAGTGCCGCTAAGTATGTTGCTCAACTGGTTGCAAATATACGTAGTAAGTGTTCTGTCACTTTAATTAGTGTTCATGATGATTTTGGCCTTAATCACGTTAAGCAATTTGTCAGCAAAAGCGTAGTGGATGACTATTTACGTGAAATTAGTGAAAAAGAGTTAAAACCTGCCCAGAAAGCTCTAGATGCAGCAGGCGTTAAGCACAATATGATTATCAAGCGCGGTCATGTTGCTCAAGAAATTCTACAAACTGCCACAAAAGAAAAGTTTGACATGATTGTAATGGGCGCTAAGGGTCGTGGCGGTATGCTCGATCTCTTGATTGGATCGGTTGCTCAACGGGTTGTGTCGTCAGCCAAGCAGCCTGTTCTCTTGGTTAAATAATTTGGTATTGATCTACTGGGAGGGCTGCCTTGGCAGCCCTTTGTTTTTGTAGGCTCGTATGACTACTTCATCGATACCGTGCTACCACTGCGGCAGTGATACTGAGGCTAAAAGCGCCTTGCATGCAGACTTAGGCGGTACATCGCGCCCATTTTGTTGTGCTGGCTGCATGGCGGTCGCTCAAACCATTTATGGGGAAGGTCTTGAGAGTTTTTATCAGCGTCAGGTACCGGCTGGCGAACGTCCTGACTATTTACTAGCTGGTAATGAATTACCTGAAACACTCGAAGTCTATAACGATCCGACCCTGCAAGCGCGCTTTGTGAAGGTTTTGGATTCCGGCTTTGCTGAATCGATCTTGTCCCTCGAAAAAATCCGTTGTGCAGCATGTGTTTGGCTTTGTGATCATCATTTGCAGCGCGTCTTTGGAATTGATGATGTCCAAATTAATTACGTCACGTTAAAAGCCATTGTGCGCTTTGATCCTCAGAAAATTACCTTACCAAAAATATTGTATGAGGTGCAGCGCATTGGATATCTAGCCTGGCCTTATGAGCCCTCGGAGTTGGCTCTACGCAGTAAGCGCGAGCGCAGAAATTTATTGTTTCGTTTGGGGGTTGCGCTCTTAGGCATGATGCAAGTCATGATGTATGCCTGGCCGATTTATACCGACTCTGTTGATCTGTCTCCAGAAAATAATCTCTTACTGAACTGGACAAGTTGGCTATTAACTGTTCCTGTTGTTCTCTACTCCGCAGCCCCAATCTTTAGTTCAGCATGGCGCAGTATGCGCTCTTTTGCGCAAACGCGATCCTTGGGGATGGATGTGCCAATTGCCTTAGCACTGGGGATGGCCTTTACAGTAGGCACCGTCAATTTAGTAGTGGGGGATGGTCCGAGTTATTTTGATTCGATCACAATGTTTGTGGCATTTACTCTTGGGGCACGTTACATCGAATTGATTGCCAGGCAGGATGCTCAAAGTGGTTCAGAGGCCTTAGCCAAACAGCTTCCGGCTAGCTGTGAGCGCTACCTGGATTATCCCAAGAGTACTGCGGTTGAGCGCATACCGGTGGTGCGTTGTCTCGTCGGCGATCGAGTTCGGGTGGGCCCTGGTGAGATTATTCCGGCGGATGGCGTACTAATCGATTCATATACCAGCGTGAGTGAAGCGTTATTGACTGGCGAGTCAAGGCCGATACAAAAGTCTCGTGGTGATCACTTGTTTGCGGGTACGCATAACATTCAAAATAGTATTGCGATGGAGATTACGGCGGTGGGCCAGACTACCCGCTTGGCTGGCATTGCAATCTTGTTAGATCGTGCTCTCCAAGCGAAGCCACCCCTGTTGGGATTGGCCGAAATCTGGGCCGGTCGATTTGTGATTCTTCTAATCATCGCAGCGATCATCAGTAGCGCAACTTGGTTACTGGTAGATCCAAGTAGGGCTTGGCCTGTGATGCTTGGTGTATTGGTGGCAAGTTGTCCTTGTGCATTGTCATTAGCAATTCCTACTGCATTAGCAGCTGCTCAGGGTGCGCTAACCAAGATTGGTTTATTAGTGATTCATGGTCGCGCCCTTGAAGGTTTGAGTAAAGCAAACACCTTGGTCATGGATAAAACCGGAACGCTAACGATCGGTGAGCCTCGTATACAAACCATCACCGTATTTCGCAATGGCATGACTGAAGGTGAGGTGTTAGCGCTGGCAGTTGGCATGGAAGAGGGACAGAACCATCCTTTGGGCTTGGCATTTGGTCTTGCACTCCGAGAGCGTGGCTTAATGCCTCATCATTTTTTAGAGCGAAGCGCCAATCACTTGGGTAAAGGGTTATCCAATGGCAACTACCGACTTGGTAAGGCCGACTGGGTGGGTGTGCAATCGTTACCCACCCCATTTGATGTGCTCTATAGTCATGTTTACTTAGGGGATGATCAAGGGCTCATCGCTCAATTCAGCTTTTTAGATCGCCCCAGAGAGGGCGTTGCAACTTTATTGCAATATGCACATGCCCATGGGATTGCGGTTCATCTATTGTCGGGTGATACGCCTGCAACCGTTGAGGCCTGGGCGCACCATCACGGAATTGCACATTACCGGGGTGGTGCTAGCCCTGAAGAAAAATACGAGTTTATTCGTCAACTGCAAGCCGATGGCGCCAAAGTGTGTGCGATTGGTGATGGGGTTAATGATGCGCCGTTCCTAGCAAAAGCCGATGTGTCAATCGCAATGGGAAGCGGCGCTCCATTGGCAGCTGCCGGTGCAGACGCTGTATTGATCAGTCCTCATTTTGAGACCTTGGTGAAGGCATTTTCCTTAGCGCATCGTACCCAAAAAATTATTCGGCAAAATCTTCTATGGGCGTTCTTGTATAACGTGACGGTTATTCCGGTAGCAATGATGGCGTGGATTAATCCTTGGGTGGCTGGTATTGGAATGGCATCCTCATCGCTTTTAGTAACGCTTAATGCATGGCGTTTACGTAAGGTCTAGATTAGACTAATTGCATGGAAAGCTTGTATTTACTAATTCCCTTATCGCTTTTGCTGGTCGCGGGCCTTGCCTATTTGTTGTATTGGTCGATTCAGGGTGGTCAGTTCGACGACCTCCAGGGCCCCGGCGAGTCAATCTTGCTTGATGATGATGGCCCCCAGCGCAAAGACCCCCCTAATATTTGATCTACATCAAAATACGGATGTTCCCCTAACTCGATAATTTCCCAAAGCTTTTAGCCCAGTCATTTTGCTTAGGGAGGTTGTATGGCGTTAGCCATCAGTGGGTCGCAAGACACAAACTTTAATTACAAGGTCGTTAGTCAATTTGCCATCATTACGGTGTTATGGGGCATTGTCGGCATGTTTGTCGGGGTGGTTCTGGCAGCTCAGCTGATTTGGCCAGAGATCACAATGAACATTCCTTGGTTAAGCTATGGTCGCTTAAGACCCCTGCATACCAACGCGGTGATTTTTGCCTTCGGGGGTAGTGCTTTATTTGCAACCTCCTATTACATCGTGCAACGCACCTGTCAGGTCCGACTATTCAGTGACAAATTGGCTGCATTTACCTTTTGGGGTTGGCAGCTCGTGATCGTGGCAGCTGCGATTACCTTACCACTTGGGATTACCACCTCAAAAGAGTATGCCGAATTGGAGTGGCCCATCGATATTCTGATTACGGTTGTTTGGGTTGCTTATGCGATTGTGTTTTTTGGCACCATCATGAAGCGCAAGACCAAGCATATTTATGTATCGAACTGGTTCTTTGGCGCCTATATTCTGACCATTGCCATTTTGCATATTGTGAACAATATTGAGATGCCAGCAAGTTTGTGGAAGTCCTACTCGGCATACTCTGGTGCACAAGATGCCATGATTCAATGGTGGTATGGTCACAATGCCGTAGGCTTTTTCTTGACCACTAGCTTCTTGGGCATGATGTATTACTTCATTCCTAAGCAGGCCGATCGCCCAATTTATTCCTATCGTTTATCGATCGTGCATTTCTGGGCCCTTAACTTTACCTATATGTGGGCAGGCCCCCATCATTTGCAGTACACCTCATTGCCTGATTGGACCCAATCGCTAGGCATGGTGTTCTCATTAATTTTGTTAGCACCCTCGTGGGGCGGCATGATCAACGGCATCATGACCCTATCTGGGGCTTGGTACAAATTACGCAGTGACCCCATCCTCAAATTCTTAATCGTGGCGCTGTCGTTCTACGGTATGTCAACCTTTGAGGGTTCAATGATGTCGATTAAGACCGTTAATGGCTTGTCGCACTACACCGATTGGACTATCGGCCACGTTCATTCTGGCGCTTTGGGCTGGGTTGCCATGATCACAATCGGTTCTTTGTACTACCTGATTCCTCGTTTAGTTGGTAAGAAGGAGATGTATAGCACTCGTCTCATTGAGTTGCATTTCTGGATTGCTACCATTGGCGTGGTTCTCTATATTGCTGCGATGTGGATTGCAGGTGTGATGCAGGGCTTGATGTGGAGAGCTTTTGAGGCTGATGGCACATTGACCTATAGCTTTGTTGAATCGGTTAAGGCCAGTTATCCCTTCTACGTGATTCGACTCTTAGGCGGTATTTGTTACTTGGGCGGCATGTTCTTGATGGCGTACAACGTTTTCAAGACTTTATATGGCGAACGCTTTGTGGACGCACGGATTCCAACAAACCTTCAAGTTGCTCATTAATCCGGAGAAAAAAATGTCAGATCAACATAAATTTTTCTCTCACGCCACCCTCGAAAAGAACGTCGGTTGGCTCATCATCACCACCATTTTCGTAGTTAGCGTGGCTGGCCTCGTACAAATTGTGCCGCTCTTTTTCCAGCACTCAACCACCGAGCCAAGCCCTGGAATCAAGCCGTTCACAGCATTGCAATTGGCTGGACGTGACATTTACCAGCGCGAAGGTTGCGTTGGCTGCCATTCCCAGCAAATTCGTACTTTGCGTTCGGAGACCGAGCGCTATGGTCCATATTCTGTCGCTGGCGAATCGGTTTTTGATCACCCATTCCTATGGGGTAGCAAACGAACAGGACCTGACCTTGCTCGTGTGGGCGGTCGCTACTCCGATGATTGGCAGCGTATCCATTTGCGTAATCCTCGAGATGTCGTTCCAGAATCGAATATGCCAGCTTATCCATACTTGCAAAATGCACCAGCGAATGTTTCGAGCATTCAAAAACACATGCGTGCATTAAAGCGTCTGGGGGTTCCATATACCGATGACGAAATTGCAAATGCCCCGAAAGAGCTTGAAGGGAAAACGGAAGAGGATGCCTTAGTCGCCTATTTGCAGGGCTTGGGTCTTAATCGCCGCGCTACTACTAAAACTGCCAGCCAATAAAGGAGATCAGCATGCAAGCATTTACCGCTTATCTATCGGCAATATCGAGCACTTTTGGCTTGTTTGTGTTTCTAGGAATTATTTGGTGGGCTTGGTCGAAGCATCGCAAGGCTGCTAATGAGGAGTCAGCAAATTTACCATTTGCACTTCCGGATGAGTTTCAGAAGGATCAATCATGAGTGATTTTTTTAGTCCCGGTTGGAGTATTTTTATTGCGATCGTTACGATCGTTGGCATTATTTGGTGTTTATGGTTATTGATGTCACAACGTAAAACTAAGGTACCAACCGATTCTTCGGGTAACGTAACCGATACGGGTCATGTCTGGGATGATGATCTACGTGAACTGAATAATCCATTACCACGCTGGTGGATGTGGATGTTCATTATCTCATGCATCTTCGGAGCTATTTATCTGGTTCTTTATCCCGGTTTGGGCGCCTATCAAGGTATCTTGGGATACAGTACTCAAGCAGAGCATGATCAATCCGTGCAGACCGCAAATAAAGATCTGCAACCGGTTTATGCCAAATACATGCAAATGAGTATTGAGCAAGTTGCGGCCGATCCCAAAGCCAACGAAATGGGGCAGCGCTTATTTTTAAACTATTGCGCACAATGCCATGGCTCAGATGCCGGGGGCTCCAAGGGTTTTCCAAACTTGCATGACAAAGATTATTTGTATGGTGGTGAACCCGAGTTGATTCGGACATCGATTGTGCAAGGCCGCGCAGGTGTTATGCCTGCTTTTGGACATCTAAGTTCTGCCCAAATTAGTGAGGTGGTCGCCTATGTCCGCAGTCTCTCGAATTTGCCCGCAAACGATTTGCGAGTTGCTCAGGGTGAGGCTGTCTACAAATCCAACTGTGCTGCTTGCCACGGCCCTGATGGTAAAGGCAATATCATTCTGGGGGCACCCAATTTAACCGACAGGGTGTGGCTCTATGGTAGTTCAGAGAAAGCGATTACTGAGACTGTGCAAAAGGGTCGAAATGGGGTCATGCCAGGCCATGAGGCAATTCTTACTCCCGAAAAGATTCAGATTCTGACGGCGTATGTTTGGGGTTTATCGCATCAGCCAATGAGTACAAAGAAGTAAAGCCATGAATCAAACTTCAGCGACACAGACTGCTGTCGACAGCAAGCCTGTGATCGAGATCGTAGAGCAGTCGCTTTACGAAGTTCGTAAACATATTTATCCGCGCTCAGTTAGTGGACCGTTTGCAAGCTGGCGGTTGGTCTTTGTGGTGCTTACCCAGTTGTTGTACTACGGACTACCGTGGCTCAGCTGGAATGATCGTCAGGCTGTTTTATTTGATTTAGTACAGCGTAAGTTTTACATCTTTGGTTTGGTATTGTGGCCGCAGGATGTGATTTATCTCACGCTACTGCTGATTTTATCGGCGCTTAGCCTATTTCTATTTACTGCTGTCGCAGGCCGTTTATTTTGTGGCTACGCTTGTCCGCAAACGGTCTACACCGAAATCTTCATGTGGATTGAGCGCAAAGTGGAGGGCGATCGGTTTGCCCGCATTCGCTTGGATGGAGAAGAGTGGCCTTGGAGTTTTAAAAAGTGGCGACTGAAAATCACGAAACATGCATTGTGGCTTCTCATTGCCCTGTGGACTGGTTTTACCTTTATTGGGTATTTCACGCCCATTAAAGAACTAAGCGCCAACATCTTGGCTTTTTCTTTGGGTCCATGGCAAACGTTCTGGCTGTTTTTCTATAGCTTTGCAACATGGGGCAATGCAGGGTTTATGCGCGAGCAGGTTTGTAAATATATGTGCCCCTATGCACGATTTCAAAGTGTGATGGTCGATAAAGACACCTTTGTCGTGACCTACGACAAGATGCGCGGTGAGCCGCGTGGTAGTCGCAACAAGTCAGAAAATCAAGTTCAAAAGGGCTTGGGTGATTGCGTCGATTGCAGTATCTGTGTTCAAGTATGCCCCACAGGGATTGATATTCGTGATGGTTTGCAATACATGTGCATTGGCTGCGGTGCTTGTATCGATGCTTGTAATCAAGTGATGAATAAGATGCGTTACCCCAAGGGCTTGGTGCGTTATACCACCGAGCGCGCCATGCTAAATCGTGAATCGAATCAATCGGCACGCAGCCATTTATTTCGTCCACGCATCTTGATTTATTCCTCAATTATTTTTGTATTGACCTCGGTTTTCTTATTCTCACTCTTTACACGTAATCCACTTCGTGTTGATGTGATGCGCGATCGCGGAGCCTTGGCTCGAGAAGTTGACGGTCGCTATATTGAGAACGTCTATCGAATTCAACTCATGAACTCTTCAGAGTCGCCAATGCGGGTGGCTGTTAAAGCTACTGGTTTGCCAGATATTGCAGTGCTTGATGCTGGTGGTAAGGTTATTCACAGTGTGGTGATTGCGCCAGCCAGTAATTTATTGATTCCTGTGAAGGTGAGTGTGGCGATCAATGAGGCGATATCGGGATCGCACCCCATCCAATTCGAGTTTCGTGGTCTGGAGGGTGAGCAAATCCGTTCGCGAGATGAAAAATCAAGTTTTATTGTGCCCCGATAATGAAAGGGAGAGACATTATGAAAGCAGAACCGCAAAGTTCAAAACCATGGTGGAAACAGCTTTGGCCCTGGTTATTAATTCTGGGACCTGCGTTGGCAGCCATTGGTTGTGCAATTACTATTTACTTAGCCTTTACCGTACATGCCGATGAACCCGTTCGGGATGGCGTTAAGCGGGGACTTAAGGTTGAACAGGTGCAACCGTGAAACTGAAGACAGCCATTTGGATTCTTTGGCCTTCTTTTTTGGCAGCAATCATTGCGGAAGGCTTGGTATTTAGTTTATTTAAGCCTGAAGATTTGTTGCTGTTTGGTCAGCCGCATCAGTTATCCAATGAAGCGATCTACTCAATTGGTTTTTTTGCCTTTTGGTCCATCTGCGCCATTTCAAGCGCGATCTCATTATTTATCGTACGCGACTGTTTTTTAGATTCAAAGTCATCGGATGATGACTTGCTCAACTAAGTCGCACAGGCGATGAACAGTTGGTTTTATCATTCGCGTTTGGCACTCCAGCGAGCTGGTAGAGTCCCTCAATGTCGATTAGCTTGACATGGCGTTGCTTAATCTGCAATAAGCCAGACTCGGTAAAACGTGACAACATCCTACTCACTGTTTCAATTTGAATCCCTAGGTAACTACCAATGTCCTCGCGACTCATCTTTAAATCGAATTCAGTAAATTCGTATCCACGCGCAGCATACCGTTGGGAGAGATTAATTAAAAATCCAGCAAGTCGTTCTTCGGCTCTGAGAGTTCCCAATGACAGTAAATGACGTTGGTCTTGAGTTAATTCGCGACTTAAAATACGGTGAAATTGATGTTGCAAACTGGGTATTTGTGACGCAAGGTTTTCAAATTCGGAGAAGCGAATGATGCAAACCTCACTTTCTTCGAGCGCAATTGCATTGGCCTGGTATTGGTGCTCGCCAATACCGTCCAAACCCAAAATCTCACCAGGCATATGAAAGCCAATGATTTGTGCTCGACCATCCGGTAATGAATGCTCTGTTTTTAGGGTACCAAAACGAACGCTGTATATGGCGTTGAGCGGTTCACCGTGCCGGTATAAGGTATCGCCCTTGTGGAGATGGACTCGATCTTTGACGAGAGTGTCCACTTGCGTCACTTCATTGGCAGAAAGGCCCAGTGGCAAACAAAATTGCCCCAAAACGCAGGTGGAGCATTTGTTCAGAATTTCTTTACTGGAAGAAATATTCATGATGATGCATATTTTAGTCGAGTGTCCAAAAAACTTCTATTTCACGCCCCATGCTCAGTAGCACATTATTTATTGGAATTCTTCTAGCCACAATGGCTAGCAGTTGGCATTGTGCTCTGATGTGTGGGGGAATTGCGGCCTCGATCGATCAATCAGTAGCAAAAATTAAGGTTTACCCCAATCGGTCGAAGGTTGTTTGGGATCAAATGGTGGTTCATTTGGCAAGGATTGCCAGTTACATGACTTTGGGAGTAGGGGCTGCTTGGCTGGGAGTTGCTTTTTGGAGGCAAGAAGTGATTCCAATTCAGCGAGCATTATTTGGAATTACAGCGGGGATTCTCTTCTATCAAGCCTATCGGTTGATCAATCCAAGCGGTAAGAGAATTACCCATCTTTTTGGTCAAACAATTGCACAGGCCTTATCGCAATGGTGGGCAAAACACTTTGCAAAATCTCGAACTGGGCTAGCGCGTTGGATCACGGGAATGCTTTGGGGCTTGGTACCGTGCAGTTTAGTTTATGGAGTGCTGGCTCTTGCATTCTTGTCGGGCGATCCAATCGTGGGCGCATTACTGATGCTGGCAATGGGATTAGGTACTTTGCCTAGCCTATTGATATTGACCAAGGTCAGTGGTGCCTTGATGCAGTTCGGACAGAAGGCTTGGGTACGATACCTTGCCGCACTCTTATTGATAGTAACTGCTGTTTATGGGTTTTATCGTGGTATGACCTTGCCGGCCGAGTTATTAAAGGGCGGATTTTGTTTGACCTAAAGCGCTTTCATTATCAAACCAATCGCAACGAGCCCTGAGAACCCAGCAAAGATGAGTTGAGTCCATTGACTGCTGATCTTCGGAGCAATCAGGCGACCAGTCATCATCCCGGTAATCGCACCAAATGCAAATGGGATCGCAACTAGCCAGTTCATGGTTCCGGCAAGCCCAGAGCCTGCGACGCCCCCCAATGAAATTAGAGACAGTACACCCAAGGAGGTGGCAACGATCGATTGCATTGGCAGATCACTAATGCGTTTGAGTGCGGGAACAATCACAAAGCCACCCCCAACACCTAAAAGCCCGGATAAAAATCCAGCCAATGCTCCAGAGCCAATCAGTGCTCGCGCACAAGGGACGGTCCAAATTAAGCGACCAATCGATAAATCGAGAGAGCAGGGTACTGCTTTTGGCTCTTTAAAAATCCCCTTTGATTGTTGATAGGCTTCTACAAAAATACGTCCTGCTACGTAGAGGAGCACGATCGCAAAAATCAGCATCAAGGGTTGATTCGGAATTTGGTGCGCCAGCCAAAGCCCCACGGGTGACAATAGCAAGCCCGCAAAGGCCAATAGAGTGGCAGCACGATACCTTAACA
This genomic window from Polynucleobacter sp. MWH-UH24A contains:
- a CDS encoding tripartite tricarboxylate transporter substrate binding protein, translated to MQIRIKKYLIAATALAFTGTLSLPIQAQSAAASYPNKTVKMVVPLTPGSGADIAGRIVAKSLAETWKQPVIIENRPGAGGLLGTGVVVNSEPDGYTLLVQSASYAANPAIYKKLPYDLKSLTDVNILGSSPYALIVSAESPYKTLKDLINAAKAKPGDIPFASAGVGSSTHLAAEYFNQTAGIKMLHVPFKGSPEAIQETIAGRTAFYMAPLQTAISQIQGGKVRALGVTSASRAEAAPTIPTIAEQGFSGFDIGLWVGVWAPSATPPAILQKLNADINRALGDSEVKSAYAKAGITIKPMNLAETEKFVRSEISKYTKIAKDAGIEPQ
- a CDS encoding lipid A biosynthesis acyltransferase; this translates as MQTFLNHLSVSLLRFVLILPYAWIIQLGRGLGWIVAHIPSDRQRVVLINLRLCFPKLSAKEIEVLALQHWQLFGRSILERSRIWLGTPAQINEMIQIDSEIELGDRKPRILVNPHFVGIEGGIALCALAEKMDWPRGVTLYQKMKNPFFDQKIIEWRGRFGGRSIPRQGHLIETVREIKNGNFVFIAPDIDLGIKDSVFVPFFGVQTNTITAISRLAKLSGAEVCIMQTTLNPDCSGYVCHIGKALESFPSDDEEADTARLNQCFENAIRLRPAEYYWVHKRFKNRPTGEVRIY
- a CDS encoding HPP family protein, with translation MKQTILRILWVLGGASVALFLALHVVRPQDSTLLLASLGGSTLFLFGLTTLPPTQPRALFGGHLLSALIGVICYQVFGDSTWVLVVSVLITIAVLLLTKTVHPPAGANPLIMIHAHAGFMDIWTHVLLGVIVLAATTFVWSRLGIGTARYPVKWNQESPPGPHWGPWGST
- a CDS encoding universal stress protein, with translation MKILLPIDGSKTSLSAAKYVAQLVANIRSKCSVTLISVHDDFGLNHVKQFVSKSVVDDYLREISEKELKPAQKALDAAGVKHNMIIKRGHVAQEILQTATKEKFDMIVMGAKGRGGMLDLLIGSVAQRVVSSAKQPVLLVK
- the pcaD gene encoding 3-oxoadipate enol-lactonase, which encodes MRQFISANQMKMAYQIDGPENGPTIFLSNSLMSSIEMWDRTLPALTDRYRVIRYDTRGHGQSEVTPGPYSIALLAEDLISLMRALGIKKAHFAGLSMGGMICQYIGANYPENVLSLSLCDTASEMPPRSMWEERFAIARSQGIAGLVDGTIKRWFLNDFIEREPDQIERVRKMILATPVEGYLGCASAVRDMAQSTMLLKIKAPTLILLGMQDPACTYEQSTVLHRLIAQSSLVTIDQAAHLSNIEKPAEFNNALRGFLDSVA